A window from Sphingopyxis alaskensis RB2256 encodes these proteins:
- a CDS encoding PilZ domain-containing protein has translation MARRGGHPDILHRTPPFDGLANLPLTSQLPQKHMPIYGHFLPLAPNGDKRQDVRRKLSLLARGVKHDGTGIAVQIHNISGTGLLFESDIQLEPCDRIEIELPHAGGITAVVIWASGRLFGCQFEGPVSPATLSAVELKSAVAPPPEVQESGAEPALDESPDDAAPEPLQEVIDRSREQIARAAGLGIDRVRIIVEY, from the coding sequence ATGGCCCGCCGCGGCGGCCACCCGGATATTCTGCACCGAACGCCGCCTTTCGACGGGCTCGCTAACCTTCCTTTAACCAGTCAACTCCCACAAAAACATATGCCCATTTACGGACATTTCCTCCCCTTGGCGCCGAATGGCGACAAACGCCAGGACGTGCGCCGCAAACTGAGCCTGCTTGCCCGTGGCGTGAAGCATGACGGGACGGGTATCGCGGTCCAGATCCACAATATATCGGGAACGGGACTGCTGTTTGAAAGCGACATCCAGCTGGAACCCTGTGACCGGATCGAAATCGAGCTACCCCATGCGGGCGGCATCACGGCGGTCGTCATCTGGGCCAGCGGGCGGCTTTTCGGCTGCCAGTTCGAAGGCCCGGTATCCCCGGCGACGCTGAGCGCGGTGGAGTTGAAAAGCGCCGTCGCCCCGCCTCCTGAGGTCCAAGAGTCGGGCGCCGAACCGGCACTGGATGAATCCCCCGACGATGCTGCGCCCGAGCCGCTTCAGGAGGTGATCGACCGCAGCCGCGAACAGATCGCCCGTGCCGCGGGGCTTGGCATCGACCGGGTCCGCATCATCGTCGAATATTAG
- a CDS encoding DUF4893 domain-containing protein, with product MGRTIWVLAVALGVTLGACRAVVPAIPPSAGDAAEAGGTWRATATDADKQRIRDWYGSWQAALADARAKGHGAEIDDEGALLQPMAALPNAHLPAGDYRCRTIKIGAKGRDGLGFIAYGWFRCRVTAEQGLSSLTKLTGSQRPVGLIFPDNLRRQIFLGTLELGDEKMAINYGSDRMRDMAGLIERIGDNRWRLVLPAPAYESLLDVIELVPAN from the coding sequence ATGGGTCGCACCATCTGGGTTTTGGCGGTGGCGCTCGGCGTCACCCTGGGCGCGTGCCGGGCCGTGGTGCCCGCTATACCGCCATCGGCGGGTGATGCAGCGGAGGCGGGCGGAACGTGGCGCGCGACGGCGACCGATGCCGACAAGCAACGAATTCGCGACTGGTACGGCAGCTGGCAGGCCGCGCTCGCCGATGCGCGTGCGAAGGGACACGGCGCCGAAATCGACGATGAGGGGGCGTTGCTCCAGCCAATGGCCGCGCTGCCCAACGCGCACCTGCCGGCGGGCGACTATCGTTGCCGGACGATCAAGATCGGCGCGAAGGGGCGCGACGGGCTGGGCTTTATCGCCTATGGCTGGTTCCGCTGCCGCGTCACGGCCGAGCAAGGGCTATCGAGTCTCACCAAGCTGACCGGGTCGCAGCGTCCCGTCGGACTGATCTTTCCCGACAATCTGAGGCGTCAGATTTTCCTCGGCACGCTTGAGCTTGGCGATGAAAAAATGGCGATCAATTACGGCAGCGACCGGATGCGCGACATGGCGGGGCTGATCGAGCGGATCGGCGACAATCGCTGGCGGCTGGTGCTGCCCGCGCCGGCTTATGAATCGCTGCTCGACGTGATCGAGCTGGTTCCGGCAAATTGA
- a CDS encoding KPN_02809 family neutral zinc metallopeptidase, with translation MRLDDYDPGDDIRDLGRGGGGFGGGGGGLGGLLIGFLPMLLGRKMGCGTILLLGAVAFFLLGPGANMLSMGGGTADPMADSRGAPQGVACDTEAERFACNVFGSTHQVWASLIDGYRQPTLYFYSNRVDRTGCGSASSAMGPFYCPADQGVYLDTDFFRELDSKFGAAGDAAQAYVVAHEVGHHIQTISGIANQVRQAQARSSQAEGNQLQVRMELQADCYAGVWAARARNSAGQPVMEPGDMEEAMRAANAIGDDTLMRSAGQRPVPESFTHGTSEQRMTWLRRGLQTGDPRQCNAFDSAI, from the coding sequence ATGCGCCTCGACGATTATGATCCCGGAGACGATATTCGCGATCTGGGCCGGGGCGGCGGCGGGTTCGGCGGGGGCGGCGGCGGTCTTGGCGGGCTGCTGATCGGTTTCCTGCCGATGCTGCTCGGCCGCAAGATGGGATGCGGGACGATCCTGCTGCTCGGCGCGGTCGCCTTTTTCCTGCTCGGCCCCGGCGCCAACATGCTGAGCATGGGCGGCGGCACCGCCGATCCCATGGCCGACAGCCGCGGCGCCCCGCAGGGCGTCGCCTGCGATACCGAGGCCGAGCGCTTTGCCTGCAACGTCTTCGGATCGACGCATCAGGTGTGGGCCAGCCTGATCGACGGATATCGGCAGCCGACGCTCTACTTCTATTCCAATCGCGTGGACCGGACCGGCTGCGGGTCCGCAAGCTCGGCCATGGGCCCCTTTTATTGCCCCGCCGATCAGGGCGTCTATCTCGACACCGACTTCTTCCGTGAGCTCGACAGCAAGTTCGGCGCCGCGGGCGACGCCGCGCAGGCCTATGTCGTCGCACACGAAGTCGGCCATCATATCCAGACGATCAGCGGCATCGCAAATCAGGTGCGCCAGGCGCAGGCGCGCAGCTCGCAGGCCGAGGGCAACCAGCTTCAGGTCCGCATGGAACTTCAGGCCGATTGCTACGCCGGCGTCTGGGCGGCGCGGGCGCGCAACAGCGCGGGCCAGCCGGTGATGGAGCCGGGCGACATGGAGGAAGCGATGCGCGCTGCCAATGCGATCGGCGACGACACGCTGATGCGCTCGGCGGGACAGCGTCCGGTGCCCGAAAGCTTTACCCACGGGACGAGCGAGCAACGCATGACCTGGCTGCGCCGCGGCCTGCAAACGGGGGATCCGCGCCAGTGCAACGCTTTCGACAGCGCCATCTGA
- a CDS encoding 3-hydroxybutyrate dehydrogenase codes for MHLKGKTALVTGSTSGIGLGIAKAFAADGANLIINGFGDADAIEAERKELEAISGGKAAYDGADLTKPDEIMAMFTRAEADFGGVDILVNNAGMQFVSPVEDFPPEKWDMIIALNLTAAFHTIRHAVPGMRRKKWGRIIGTASAHSLVASPFKSAYVTAKHGLAGLTKTVALEVADAGITVNCISPGYVWTPLVENQIPDTMKARGMTREQVINDVLLAGQPTKQFVTVEQVAALAAFLTRDEAANITGANLSVDGGWTAA; via the coding sequence ATGCACCTTAAAGGCAAGACTGCGCTCGTCACCGGATCGACTTCGGGCATCGGGCTCGGCATCGCCAAGGCCTTTGCCGCCGACGGCGCGAACCTCATCATCAACGGCTTTGGCGATGCCGACGCGATCGAGGCCGAACGCAAGGAGCTGGAAGCGATCAGCGGCGGCAAGGCTGCCTATGACGGCGCCGATCTGACCAAGCCTGACGAAATCATGGCGATGTTCACGCGCGCGGAGGCGGATTTCGGCGGGGTCGACATCCTCGTCAACAATGCGGGGATGCAGTTCGTCTCGCCTGTCGAGGATTTTCCACCCGAAAAGTGGGATATGATCATTGCGCTCAACCTGACCGCGGCCTTTCACACGATCCGTCATGCGGTGCCGGGGATGCGCAGGAAGAAGTGGGGACGGATCATCGGCACCGCCTCGGCGCACTCGCTCGTCGCCTCGCCCTTCAAATCGGCCTATGTCACCGCGAAGCACGGGCTGGCGGGCCTCACCAAAACGGTGGCGCTCGAAGTGGCGGACGCCGGAATCACCGTCAACTGCATCAGTCCGGGTTATGTCTGGACACCGCTGGTCGAGAATCAGATTCCCGACACGATGAAGGCGCGCGGCATGACGCGCGAGCAGGTGATCAACGATGTGCTGCTCGCGGGGCAGCCGACGAAGCAGTTCGTCACGGTCGAGCAGGTCGCGGCGCTCGCCGCTTTCCTCACGCGCGACGAGGCGGCGAACATCACCGGCGCGAACCTCAGCGTCGATGGCGGCTGGACCGCGGCCTGA
- a CDS encoding patatin-like phospholipase family protein produces the protein MPRRATRAALPLPDLVVLVLQGGGALGAFQAGVYEALIDLGIELDWVAGISIGAVNAAIIAGNERDQAVGKMREFWEGVSSALPSLPIPDTDWAREWSHMAAAGQVMAFGVPGFFTPRFPPPAFAERQTPEAISFYDTAPLVETLNRLVDWDRVNNGKVRLSVGAVAVETGNFRYFDTTSDTIDARHILASGALPPGLPPVEIDGHWYWDGGLVSNTPLEHVVAAAHEDMLVFQVDLFPARGTRPHDLEEAWSREKDIRYSSRTRRISDGLVRRRKEHRLVDRMLAKLPEDLAELPEVKAVRRMVDCKALNVVQLIHEPPAWQTGARDFEFSRSTMEVNWALGRDAVEAAMKDGHLLAESIAEGRSDSFAVQADGLKPKADKDIR, from the coding sequence ATGCCCCGCCGAGCCACCCGCGCCGCGCTTCCGCTTCCCGATCTGGTCGTGCTTGTCCTGCAGGGCGGCGGCGCGCTCGGCGCGTTTCAGGCGGGGGTGTATGAGGCGCTGATCGACCTGGGGATCGAGCTCGACTGGGTCGCGGGCATTTCGATCGGCGCGGTCAATGCCGCGATCATCGCGGGCAACGAGCGCGATCAGGCGGTCGGCAAGATGCGTGAGTTCTGGGAAGGTGTGTCGTCGGCGCTGCCATCGCTGCCGATCCCCGACACTGACTGGGCGCGCGAATGGTCGCATATGGCCGCGGCCGGGCAGGTGATGGCGTTCGGCGTGCCGGGCTTTTTCACTCCGCGCTTTCCGCCGCCCGCCTTTGCCGAACGCCAGACGCCCGAGGCGATCAGCTTTTACGACACGGCACCGCTTGTCGAGACACTGAACCGACTGGTCGACTGGGACCGGGTGAACAATGGCAAGGTTCGCCTGTCGGTTGGCGCGGTCGCGGTGGAGACGGGCAATTTCCGTTATTTCGACACGACCAGTGATACAATTGATGCGCGGCATATTTTGGCATCGGGTGCCTTGCCGCCGGGCCTGCCGCCGGTCGAGATCGACGGCCATTGGTATTGGGACGGCGGGCTGGTGTCGAACACCCCGCTCGAACATGTCGTCGCGGCGGCGCATGAGGATATGCTGGTGTTCCAGGTCGACCTTTTCCCCGCGCGCGGGACGCGCCCGCACGATCTGGAAGAGGCCTGGTCGCGCGAGAAGGACATTCGCTATTCCAGCCGCACGCGGCGGATTTCGGATGGGCTGGTGCGGCGCCGCAAGGAGCATCGGCTGGTCGACCGGATGCTCGCGAAACTGCCCGAAGACCTCGCCGAGCTGCCCGAGGTGAAGGCGGTGCGGCGGATGGTCGACTGCAAGGCGCTCAACGTCGTGCAGCTCATCCACGAACCGCCCGCCTGGCAGACCGGCGCGCGCGATTTCGAGTTTTCGCGCTCGACGATGGAGGTCAACTGGGCGCTCGGCCGCGATGCGGTCGAAGCGGCGATGAAGGACGGCCATCTGCTCGCCGAAAGCATCGCCGAGGGACGGTCGGACAGCTTCGCGGTGCAGGCCGACGGGCTGAAGCCCAAGGCCGACAAGGATATTCGCTGA
- a CDS encoding alpha/beta hydrolase family protein gives MRNLLLTSALALAAALSSPAMARPMTEVDLATLKRVAAPAASPDGRWVVFQMTETEAGSYKRSTGLWLVDRHAKGAKPIPIADTAGKNETSPAFDKDGILYFLSNASGKSEVWRVDPKVGGAAMQVTDTRADVAGFKISPDATKLLAWGDIPKECTDFGCEAKDKGALVGPGSGRLYKDGVGFVRHWDEWETPGTYSRPFIFNLEGGKATAARAADAGLVGDTPSKPFGGGEELAWGTDSRTVFFTLRKADRNEPMSTNLDIYSWLVDSRMMPVNLTANNQATDTLPAPSPDGKWLAYAAMARPGYEADRLVLMLRNLESGETRKLTDAWDRSVGSIAWAPDGKSLYVTAQDVLEHPVFRVDVTTGRVEKLKASPETLEGNIGDVTPLPGGALLYSRNSALAPTDLFVRDGKGKVRQLTSVNADRLAEFDPVKLEKIRFAGAKGDTVWGMILKPAKATEKLPVAFIVHGGPQGSFGNSWSTRWNPRLFAQQGYGVVTVDFHGSTGYGQAFTDSINQDWGGKPLEDLKLGLAAAGQQDAQLDINNACALGASYGGYMMNWIAGQWTDGFKCLVQHDGVFDLRAMAFETEELWFDEWDHGGPWWERSEPEKWNPVNHVAKWKTPMLVITSEKDFRIPYSQGLAAFTALQRRGVPSQLLVFPDENHWVLKGANSVQWHRTVFNWLDSYLKK, from the coding sequence ATGCGTAACCTTCTCCTGACCAGCGCGCTCGCGCTCGCCGCCGCCCTTTCCTCCCCCGCCATGGCCCGCCCGATGACCGAGGTGGACCTCGCGACGCTGAAGCGCGTCGCCGCACCCGCCGCATCGCCCGACGGGCGCTGGGTGGTTTTCCAGATGACCGAGACCGAGGCGGGCAGCTACAAGCGTTCGACCGGCCTCTGGCTCGTCGACCGTCATGCCAAAGGCGCCAAGCCGATCCCGATCGCCGACACCGCGGGCAAGAACGAAACCTCACCCGCCTTCGACAAGGACGGCATCCTCTATTTCCTCTCGAACGCTTCGGGCAAAAGCGAGGTGTGGCGCGTCGATCCCAAGGTCGGCGGCGCCGCGATGCAGGTTACCGACACCAGGGCCGATGTCGCGGGTTTCAAGATTTCGCCCGACGCGACGAAGCTGCTCGCCTGGGGCGACATCCCCAAGGAATGCACCGACTTCGGTTGCGAGGCGAAGGACAAGGGCGCGCTCGTCGGCCCCGGCAGCGGCCGACTTTACAAGGATGGCGTCGGCTTCGTCCGCCACTGGGACGAATGGGAAACGCCGGGCACCTACAGCCGCCCCTTCATCTTCAATCTGGAAGGCGGCAAGGCGACCGCTGCGCGCGCGGCCGATGCCGGGCTGGTCGGCGATACGCCGTCCAAACCCTTCGGCGGCGGTGAAGAACTCGCATGGGGCACCGACAGTCGCACCGTCTTTTTCACGCTGCGCAAGGCCGACCGGAACGAGCCGATGTCGACCAACCTCGATATCTACAGCTGGCTCGTCGACAGCCGGATGATGCCGGTGAACCTGACCGCGAACAATCAGGCGACCGACACGCTGCCCGCCCCCTCGCCCGACGGCAAATGGCTCGCCTATGCGGCGATGGCGCGTCCCGGCTATGAAGCGGATCGGCTGGTGCTGATGCTGCGCAACCTCGAAAGCGGCGAGACGCGCAAGCTCACCGATGCGTGGGATCGCTCGGTCGGCTCGATCGCCTGGGCACCCGATGGCAAGTCGCTCTATGTCACCGCGCAGGACGTTCTCGAACATCCCGTGTTTCGCGTCGATGTGACGACGGGCAGGGTCGAGAAGCTCAAGGCCTCACCCGAAACGCTCGAAGGCAATATCGGCGACGTCACCCCGCTCCCCGGCGGGGCCTTGCTCTATTCGCGTAACAGCGCGCTCGCGCCGACCGACCTGTTCGTGCGCGATGGAAAGGGCAAGGTCCGCCAGCTCACCAGCGTGAACGCCGACCGTCTCGCCGAGTTCGACCCGGTGAAGCTCGAAAAGATCCGCTTTGCGGGTGCGAAGGGCGACACGGTGTGGGGCATGATCCTGAAACCGGCGAAGGCGACCGAAAAGCTGCCGGTCGCTTTCATTGTCCATGGCGGGCCGCAGGGCAGCTTTGGCAACAGCTGGTCGACACGCTGGAACCCGCGCCTCTTCGCGCAGCAGGGTTACGGAGTCGTCACTGTCGATTTCCACGGTTCGACCGGCTATGGTCAGGCCTTCACCGACAGCATCAACCAGGATTGGGGCGGCAAGCCGCTCGAAGATCTGAAGCTCGGCCTCGCCGCCGCGGGCCAGCAGGATGCGCAGCTCGACATCAATAATGCCTGCGCGCTCGGCGCCTCCTATGGCGGCTATATGATGAACTGGATCGCGGGTCAGTGGACCGATGGTTTCAAATGCCTCGTCCAGCATGACGGCGTGTTCGACCTGCGCGCCATGGCGTTCGAGACCGAGGAATTGTGGTTCGACGAATGGGATCATGGCGGTCCGTGGTGGGAACGCAGCGAGCCCGAAAAATGGAACCCGGTGAACCATGTCGCCAAGTGGAAAACGCCGATGCTCGTCATCACGAGCGAGAAGGATTTCCGCATCCCCTACAGCCAGGGCCTCGCCGCCTTCACCGCGCTCCAGCGCCGCGGGGTGCCGTCGCAGTTGCTCGTCTTTCCCGACGAGAATCACTGGGTGCTGAAGGGGGCGAACAGCGTCCAGTGGCACCGGACGGTGTTCAACTGGCTGGATAGTTATTTGAAGAAATAA
- a CDS encoding metal-dependent hydrolase family protein translates to MQRFRQRHLSAALATSLLAASPTSAENLYIEAGRLIDGVSSEVRTGQCITVEAERIKAVAPCGPTPDGAKRLDWSAFTVLPGLIDLHTHLADLGQSADLAAPIKASPAETALVGARNARVTLEAGFTSVRDVGTYRGLTDVALRNAIDRGDVPGPRMWVAGAYITIPKGGGELNGVIPNEQLPPDMRLGVAVTSEEAAEKAAFLLDQGADFIKTIATGAVLAIGTEPGAPELTEDQLRAVVRVAHARGKRVTAHAHGAEGIKTAIRAGVDSIEHASVADEEALQLAKKHGTWLAMDIYNGDYIDEIGTKEGWPAEYLRKNRETTDAQRAAFRRAVELGVNIGYATDAGVYPHGLNARQFRNMVQYGMTPMQAIQSATGHAAEEMGRSDIGAIVPGRYADFVAVKADPLADITALEAIDHVMKGGVLVR, encoded by the coding sequence GTGCAACGCTTTCGACAGCGCCATCTGAGCGCTGCGCTCGCGACAAGTCTTTTGGCGGCATCGCCGACGTCGGCCGAAAATCTCTATATCGAGGCCGGACGGCTGATCGATGGCGTCTCCAGCGAGGTCCGTACCGGCCAGTGCATCACCGTCGAGGCCGAACGCATCAAGGCGGTGGCTCCATGCGGGCCGACGCCCGATGGCGCGAAGCGGCTCGACTGGTCCGCCTTCACCGTCCTGCCCGGCCTGATCGACCTCCACACGCACCTAGCCGACCTCGGCCAGAGCGCCGACCTCGCCGCGCCGATCAAGGCGTCGCCCGCCGAAACCGCGCTCGTCGGCGCGCGCAACGCACGCGTGACGCTGGAAGCCGGATTTACCAGCGTGCGCGATGTCGGCACCTATCGCGGACTCACCGACGTCGCCTTGCGCAACGCGATCGACCGCGGCGACGTGCCGGGGCCGCGCATGTGGGTCGCGGGCGCCTATATCACCATCCCAAAGGGCGGCGGCGAGCTCAACGGCGTCATCCCCAATGAGCAGCTACCGCCCGACATGCGGCTGGGCGTCGCCGTGACGTCCGAGGAAGCGGCGGAAAAAGCGGCCTTCCTTCTCGATCAAGGCGCCGATTTCATCAAGACGATCGCCACCGGCGCGGTGCTCGCGATCGGCACCGAACCCGGCGCGCCCGAACTCACCGAGGATCAGTTGCGGGCGGTCGTCAGGGTCGCCCACGCCCGCGGCAAGCGGGTCACCGCGCACGCCCACGGCGCCGAAGGGATCAAGACCGCTATTCGCGCCGGGGTCGACAGCATCGAACACGCCAGCGTCGCCGACGAGGAAGCGCTGCAACTCGCAAAAAAGCACGGCACCTGGCTCGCGATGGATATCTACAACGGCGACTATATCGACGAAATCGGGACGAAGGAGGGCTGGCCCGCCGAATATCTGCGCAAGAACCGCGAGACGACCGACGCCCAGCGCGCCGCCTTTCGCCGCGCGGTCGAGCTGGGGGTCAACATCGGCTATGCCACCGACGCCGGCGTCTATCCGCACGGACTGAATGCGCGGCAATTCCGCAATATGGTTCAATATGGGATGACGCCGATGCAGGCGATTCAGTCGGCGACGGGCCACGCCGCCGAAGAAATGGGCCGCAGCGACATCGGCGCGATCGTCCCCGGCCGCTATGCCGATTTCGTCGCGGTAAAGGCCGACCCGCTCGCCGACATCACGGCGCTCGAGGCGATCGATCATGTTATGAAGGGCGGTGTGCTGGTACGCTAG